The Bacteroidales bacterium region AAGATTATTTTTATGCTTCTAACTTTGAAGAAATTAAATATAAAGCACAACAAATAATAAAATATTTTCATATTGATAATTTTATCATATTTGATTCCAATACTTATAAAGTATCAGATGAAACTGAAATTTAATATTAAAAAAATGGCACAAAAATCAGTAATAGAAATAAAAAAAGAAAACGACTTAAAGCCAAGGCGGGCAGAAACAGAGAAAATGCTATAAGAAAATTTGAAAAGGAATTATTTACAGGAAATTGAGTAAAGAGGAAGAAGAACTTAAAAAATTAATAAAGAAATTTTTGAAATTCCGAATTCTCAAGATTGTTTTTATATTTATTATATCGCACTGAGTTTAATATTAAGAATATTACGTTTTAATAAAATATCAAATTCATATTCAAAATTAGGAGTAAAAATTTCTTTTCCAAGATTAATCTCAATTTGATTAATTGACCAGAACTTACCATCATCAATTTCATTTAGATTAAAATTTTCAATTTTTTCTTTTTTTGTAATAAACATAAATACAAGTTCGTTTTCTATTTCGCTTTCCCATTTGTATTTGGTAAGAAATTTTGCTTCAAAATTACTTATTCCTATTTCTTCGAGTGTTTCTCTTTTTAATGCTTCTTCAAGTGTTTCATCTATACTAATATGTCCTCCAACAGCTGTATCCCATTTGCCCGGTTGAACTTTTTTAAACATCGGACGTTTTTGCAGAAATATTTGGTTTTTACTATTAATTACATGCAAATGTATAACAGGATGTAAAAGTTTTTTATTTTTATGACAAAGTGAGCGGGGTGCTTTTCCTTTAACATTCCCGTTTTCATCTACTATTGGAAGCCATTCCTCATCCTTATATTTTAAATTTTTTATTTTCTTGTAAATCAATTCATAAATAAAATATACTCCGAATATAATATAAAATAAACCACCGCTAATAAATACCCATGCTTCTTTTGACATATAAAAAGCACTATAAAAAACCAGTAATGTATGCAGAGAAAATATATAAAATAATATCCTTATACTACGAATAATTTGTATTAACTGAATTTCGTTAAAAGAAAAACCCTTCATATATCTGCCTGACATTGTGGCAATTATATTAAATCTTGAAAATCCTGAGATTCCAAGAATCGTGCATAAAATAACTCCTATTAATGCCGGTTTTAATTTAAAAAAGATATCATTTTCAAGAATAATAGAAACAAGACCAAGAATAACTATTAAACCTATATCAAGAAATGTAAATTTATCTATTCGTTTTTCTTTTATAAAAACATATATCATTTGCAGAACACCAAATGCAACAGCAACAATCAGCCCGATATTTGTTCCCCATATTTCGTCAGCTATAATAAAAACAAAAAGCGGAAGTAAACCCGGTAATATTTTTTTTAAAATATCTGTTTTTTTCACAATTACTTAATAATTTTATCAAGTACAGGTCTTGCAGGGTCAACGTGAACTAAAATATTCATCATTTTTAACCTTATATAATCTTCATGATAAAACATATAACCTTTGTTTGGTCCATCAAAAGCTCTTGAGCCGGAATCTTTAATTAAAAACCAATATTCATCATTATAAACGGAATATCCAACAATATGCAAACAATGGTCATCTGTTGTTGTATAATTACTCAACCTGAATTGTCGTGCATCTTCGTCAATATATTCTGAAGGTATATCAAAGCTTGGTATTTTGGTTATTTCATTTATTTTATCCAAACCGGGCTCTGACACATCTCCGCAAATACTTATTGTGTATCCTTTTTCTATGGTTTCGGTTATTAACTTAAAATAATCATCTAACGGAATATTATAATAATCTTTATCATGTCGCCAGTTATCAGGTTCAATTAACTCATGTTTTTCAAAATATCTTTCTTTTTTTAGAGACATAAAACTAAAATATTCGTTGAGTTTTAGTTTCAAATTTTTATTTAAAAATTCTACCGGCGTTATATAATTACCATCAACAAGGATTTTTGAAGGAGGTTCGCCGAGATATTTATTCAAAATTGATTTCACTGTTGTTGTAACTGTTTTTT contains the following coding sequences:
- a CDS encoding NUDIX domain-containing protein; this encodes MSKEAWVFISGGLFYIIFGVYFIYELIYKKIKNLKYKDEEWLPIVDENGNVKGKAPRSLCHKNKKLLHPVIHLHVINSKNQIFLQKRPMFKKVQPGKWDTAVGGHISIDETLEEALKRETLEEIGISNFEAKFLTKYKWESEIENELVFMFITKKEKIENFNLNEIDDGKFWSINQIEINLGKEIFTPNFEYEFDILLKRNILNIKLSAI